Proteins co-encoded in one Papaver somniferum cultivar HN1 chromosome 5, ASM357369v1, whole genome shotgun sequence genomic window:
- the LOC113284573 gene encoding caffeoylshikimate esterase-like produces the protein MDIEYREEYITNSRGVQLFSCRWLPFSSPKALVFLCHGYGMECSASMKDCGTRLASAGYGVIGIDYEGHGRSRGARCYIEKFSNIVSDCSHFFKSVCDQEEYKDIARLLYGESMGGAVALLIHKKDPNYWNGAVLVAPMCKISEKLKPHPMVVNMLTRIEDIIPKWKIVPTKNVIDSAFKDPIKREEVRNNKLIYQDKPRLKTALEMLRTSMSLEDTLNEVTLPFFVLHGEADIVTDPEVSKALYVQAVSKDKTFKLYPGMWHALTSGEPDHNIEIVFSDIFSWLDKRIVDFSTTTTTAAVGPVHQNSKNPPTSEHPLEIIQVDKQQQKTRRYLCGWKGERMHNHSEM, from the coding sequence ATGGATATAGAGTACCGAGAGGAGTACATAACGAATTCAAGAGGAGTTCAGCTATTTAGTTGTAGGTGGTTACCTTTTTCTTCTCCAAAGGCCCTTGTCTTTCTCTGCCATGGTTATGGCATGGAATGCAGTGCTTCCATGAAAGATTGTGGGACAAGGCTAGCATCTGCAGGATATGGGGTGATAGGTATTGATTACGAAGGACATGGACGGTCAAGAGGTGCCCGTTGTTATATTGAAAAGTTCAGCAACATTGTAAGCGATTGCAGCCACTTTTTCAAATCAGTGTGTGATCAGGAAGAATACAAGGACATAGCAAGGTTGTTATATGGAGAATCGATGGGAGGAGCAGTTGCACTACTAATCCATAAAAAAGACCCGAATTACTGGAATGGTGCTGTTCTTGTCGCACCCATGTGTAAGATATCAGAGAAGCTGAAACCGCACCCGATGGTGGTTAACATGTTGACACGAATAGAAGATATTATACCTAAATGGAAAATTGTCCCCACGAAAAATGTTATTGATTCTGCCTTTAAAGACCCAATTAAACGCGAAGAGGTGAGGAACAACAAACTGATATATCAAGACAAACCTAGGCTTAAAACAGCTCTAGAGATGCTCAGGACAAGCATGAGCCTTGAAGACACCTTAAATGAGGTAACATTACCATTCTTTGTGCTGCACGGAGAAGCAGACATAGTAACAGATCCAGAAGTGAGTAAAGCATTGTACGTGCAAGCAGTTAGTAAAGACAAGACTTTTAAGTTATATCCAGGAATGTGGCATGCTCTCACATCTGGAGAGCCCGACCACAACATTGAGATTGTCTTTTCGGACATCTTCTCTTGGCTCGACAAACGTATTGTTGACTTCAGTACTACTACCACCACTGCTGCTGTTGGCCCAGTTCATCAGAACTCTAAGAATCCTCCGACGTCTGAGCATCCCTTGGAAATCATTCAAGTAGACAAGCAACAACAAAAGACACGAAGATATCTTTGTGGGTGGAAAGGAGAACGAATGCACAATCATTCAGAAATGTAG
- the LOC113280730 gene encoding F-box/LRR-repeat protein 12-like, translating to MALIVVDSQGEELSVYFPYLYGYSDHLHRKHAREEGGQGERRSKNQLPLFSLSEAPTVTAPSTFDISSYHTQANLQKNKNCRSIEYTSLTNYEKTKSLTVVLDVSLKGCDITDEGLKALAKCCSSLEVVNLSWCDLITDSGISFRLRNYRELDSLNIGFRSKITGIGFLGCPQTLTWLEENGSKLTPEGIKAIVRGGGLEYLELSARTKLSWVGEESGTMTMNTEAVLMILKGCPSLRELKVSGFVEVIKPEGWEAILRNCKRLKVLQVYACCSFGDRERKALMDGCKKFSILIANDDNSCGSSDDHEPF from the exons ATGGCTTTGATAGTAGTAGATTCTCAAGGTGAAGAACTATCTGTTTATTTTCCCTATCTCTATGG GTATTCCGATCATCTGCACAGAAAGCACGCAAGAGAAGAGGGAGGTCAAGGAGAACGGCGATCTAAGAACCAG CTTCCATTATTTTCTCTATCAGAGGCACCAACAGTTACAGCACCatccacatttgatatttcatccTACCATACTCAGGCTAATCTGCAGAAG AACAAAAATTGTCGATCCATAGAGTATACTAGTCTTACGAATTATGAAAAAACTAAAAGTCTTACCGTAGTTCTTG ATGTAAGTTTGAAAGGTTGTGATATTACTGATGAAGGCTTAAAGGCCCTGGCAAAATGTTGTTCCTCCTTAGAGGTGGTTAACCTCTCATGGTGTGACTTGATTACTGATTCAGGAATAAGTTTTCGCTTACGGAACTACCGCGAATTGGATTCACTTAACATCGGCTTCCGTAGCAAGATAACGGGTATTGGCTTTCTAGGGTGTCCACAGACATTAACCTGGCTCGAAGAAAATGGGAGCAAACTTACACCAGAGGGGATTAAAGCAATTGTTAGGGGTGGTGGGCTTGAATATCTTGAACTCTCAGCACGGACTAAATTGTCCTGGGTTGGAGAAGAATCTGGGACTATGACTATGAATACTGAAGCAGTTTTGATGATTTTAAAAGGTTGCCCTTCTTTACGGGAACTGAAAGTATCAGGTTTCGTGGAGGTAATAAAGCCAGAAGGCTGGGAAGCTATCCTTCGGAATTGCAAACGTTTGAAAGTCCTTCAGGTGTATGCGTGCTGTTCGTTTGGTGATCGAGAGCGGAAAGCTTTGATGGATGGGTGTAAGAAGTTTTCCATACTAATCGCAAACGATGATAACAGTTGTGGCAGCTCTGATGATCATGAGCCTTTCTAG